In Coffea arabica cultivar ET-39 chromosome 9e, Coffea Arabica ET-39 HiFi, whole genome shotgun sequence, the genomic window GTTAAATTTCCCTCTCTCAGCTATTAGAGTATTCTCATCCACTTTGACCATCTTTCCTATGTTGTTGCCTACTGTCTTAAGGAATTTCTCGGTATAATCTCAACCGGCAAACCTAATAGTCTAATATGGACCATTGTCAAAGTtatctcttttttgttttgctaGAAAATATGGTCTCCATTTTCTCACAGTAACGTAGAGCCTCTGTATCATCCATGGCCCTCCATCTAGGATTCTGTGGTAGTCCTCCTTTAACCTGACTCTAACAATGTAGAATCCTTTTTCCAGATCTGTGCTTTCAAACTCTTGGTCTAGCAACCACATCTCCTAAAGTTTTTGCTCCAAAGTTCTAAAGCAACGTTTCTACCCAGTACTCTGAGTATGAGTGCCTTCCTCCACGGTTTCCACATCTCAAGTATGTCCCCCATGGGTACCGTTGGTTTTGGGAACTTCAATTTAATCTTCTCTGCAAATCTGGCTTCATCTATTTCTCCCTTTTCAAGCATGGTGttatcctcttcttcctcagatCCATTATAGAAAAGCTATTTTTGTAGGAGTTCTTCTGTTAAACAAATGTAAAATAAAATAGTTAGGCAAGAACTTGGATGGACCCAATCTGTGACTCACTCATAGACCGAGTGATGTATTAGTTTCCGCATCATCAACCATCATGTTAATTAATTCTAAATGTAACACCCCATTAGGTCTTCTAGTAACAACGGGGACTAAATAAATCCACTGGATCAAAAAAAAGATGCAATCTAATTCAGGGACTCAAAACAATTATGGAAAAATCTTTCAAAACATCTCATATTTcgttaaatgaattttttcatcctttacttttaaaatgataaatttataTTCTTTGCAAAATTATATCAATAAAATTTGGTCccaacttaatttttttttaccactTTTTACCCTGAATTAATCACGTGACTCGCATATAATCAATTTTTTAGGGACAAAAGGTTAGACCTCATTTATGGTTAAACAAATGACCTAATTTATATTCATTTCTACCCTTAAACGAGTAGGATTTGGCCTAAATCATATTCATTTTTCTCTTAAAAAAGTGAGATTTGAGTCAATTTTTGCCATTAAAAAAAGTGAAATCTAACCTTTTTGTACATAAAAAATGATTGCATATCGATTACATGGTAATTTTATactaaaaaatgatcaaaaaCTTAAGTTGAAATCAAATTTTGCGATATTAAATTTCTAAGGAACACaaagttaatattttaaaagtgaatgatgaaaaatttcattcaacGAAATATGAGAATGgttttgaacaattttcccAACATTTATTATGTTTTTGCAAGAGCATCAACACCTAGTCTGCTTCGCTAAAGAAGCGACTAATATGGCATTCTAAAGTTTGATTGTTTAATGCCAATAAGATCCCAAGCTAACACACCGTTTGATTTCCCAAAGTAGGTGATCTGTGTCTCTCGAATACGCATTGCAAAAGTAAAATATCCATCTACCTTTAAATCAATACAAAATACTTTGATTGTCTAATGCCAATAAGATCCCAAGCTAACACACCGTTTGATTTCCCAAAGTAGGTTATCTGTGTCTCTCAAATACGCATTGCAAAAGTAAAATATCCATCTACCTTTAATCAATACAAAATACTCCGCCACAACAATATTTCCTACTGCCGAGCCATCCATATTTTAACTTGACTCCTTCCTTCCCAtgcttgaaaattttcatcTGAGTAGTGTAGGTTTTTAACTGTTGAAAAACTTAGAATTCCATCTCAAAACCAATTGATAACAAGTGAAATGGCCTAACAACAACTTTTATATATGATTAAAAATCTTTAGAATATCAATGTGTAATATTCTACTAACACTTTTAACTTGATTCCTTCCTTCCCAtgcttgaaaattttcatctaAGTGGAGTAGGTTTTTAATTGTTGAAAAACTTAGAATTCCATCTCAAAACCAATTGATAACAAGTGAAATGGTCTAACAACAACTTTTATATATGATTGAAAATCTTTAGAATATCAATGTGAAAAATTCTACTAACACCCCCTTACAATCGTGACTTGACAAATGGGCTTAAAACCAAGTCACGAGAGAAACTATAAACAAGATAACTGAATCACGAGTGAAACTACAACTCACAAGGTAACAAATAAACTCAAAGCCCAGCTCTAATACCATTTTAGAGAACATGAACTGCCATTTCAAAATCAATTGACAATGAGTGAAGTGATCTAACAACTTTTATATATGGCCGAAAACCCTTGGAATATCAATATGAGATATCAACTAATAGCAGCTTTTTTGAATCTGTTGTTGATATTTCATGGGCTAAGCATGACTCACGCTTTCTGGAAAATGCATCGTGTGGGCGCGGACGGCAGAACCCCCAAAAAGAATGACGAAAATCTCAACTCCGGATGACCTGTAGACGGCATATTTAGTTTTCATGAATATACTTCCACCGCCGAATATGGTGAATGACATGACGAAAATCTAGATTCCACTTCCACTCGAGCACTATACAAAAGGTTAGTAATTAAAAATTCAAAGAATTGTTGCCGATCCTTCTTCTTGACCAGCATTTGCCGCACACTGGCTGCCCATCTACAATTCCCACGGAGACCTGCTTTCCAAACCTGCACAATTAGGACAAATATCAGTATCAATCAAATGCATATGAAATTTAAGGTTACGGGTCATCAATCGATTGTGCAACTAGAGCCAGAGCAGTACACATTGCACCTTTCTGATCCCCTTCCTTCCCACACTCTTTTCCAACGCTAAGTTTCATTTAGATTCCTATTAGATCCATTAAGCTGATCATAAGCTGATTCGACGGTACATGCTCCTGATTCAGACAGGCAACATCGAAGAAAATCCAAAATATCAGGATTCTGGATGAGAATAATGGATCTGAGCTTCATCTTTGATACATGAAGGGAGTAGTCCCTGCAGCATTATCCAATTCCAATCATTTATTCCACCGCCCTTTTATTGCACTGTTCTTCTGGGATTGAAACATCCACTCACTGATTGGTACATTGAACAACCACTAATCAATCCAAAATCCTATTGTCTCTCCATTACCAAGTCTCCACCTCATTCCTTGCCGTGTTACTACTTCAGCGTTACCTTCTATGCTTCTCCAGGTATATGACATCAACATACTCAAAGAGTCCCCATCCTCCTTGCAATATTTTCTAAAATGAAGTTTCTTTCCATACAACCCATCCTCAATCAATAACTTCCAACCAACCTTAGCCAGAGTTGCCTGGTTTAGTTGAGAGAGATGTCGAATATCTAAtccttcttcctcttttttcaaACGATCAACTTAAGAATGGAACATAGTCCATGGATAAGGTCTTTGGTTCTCTGCCATAGAACATCGCAAGGGTTGTATACTCATCACTCCCTTTACATTGTATACTCCATGTAATACCAGCAGCTTTGCAGCTACAAAGATTTCCAGAAAACCAGCTATGGGAGAGTGTATTGCTGGGCCAAGCAGCATGCTGAATAGAGGAAATACCTGTGGAGGCTGTATTCAGGTGAGATGTTTTGAACCATGTCTTGTGGTGTTTGCCACGTGGCCCACCTATCACTATAACTGCCACTGATTTCTGCCCCAAATTACGATGGGCATTGGTGGAAGTTCCTTGATCACAATGCGGGATGTCACCTGGTACAAAAATTGCAGCAATAGCAGAAAACGTGGTTCCAATTCTATTAATGGTATCAATTATTTGGTTTTATTACTAACCAATTCAATTAACAAATTCTTGGACTGAATTAGTCTACACCATATGTCTCAGATGCAATGCCCATTGTAGGTGGATCTTAATCCAGGGAAAAATGTGGAGTTGACAGGAAGTTCATACTTTGTGCAAGTCCTAATCACCAATGATGGGGTGAATGGTGAAGTCTCTGCAGGAAAAATGAAAGGATCAAAAACAGGATGGATAACTATGTGTAGAAACTGGGTATAGAATCAGCGATGCAGCATCAGACTCATGGGCAGCCCTTATTACAATTTTTCCCTGATAAAACAGAGATTTGGTCAGACAAATGGTCTTGAGTTTGACATTATCAAACGGAGGTAAGCTATGTTCAGAAGTCGTATCCCACCCACTCTAAAGTGTACGTCAAGATCAATGTAGAGATACAGCAAAGAAAGACCAAAAAATGCAGTGTATTTTATGGCAGGAAGGGCATATGCATATCAACCTCATGACTGTCCATCATGTGACCATTGTGGGGGAGATGGCATATATTGCTCACATAACCATGGGTTAGCTAttttctattattttcccaTTTCTTCTTTCTACAATCATTTTGATCTGTTTGCATCCTGAAATTTAAGTATTTTCAGGCACTTATTGTTCAAGATATAGATGCCATGCATCATTTCGTGCACTTGCAACCaataacaaattaaatttcatggtttgaaaaGCATTAGCCGCAAAGCATAACCATTGCACTTGTCTCCATAAGTAAAGAGTTTAAAGTCACCAGTAAATTTGGCTACAAATATTTAAATAGCTCCTAGCcgctaaacaaaaaaaaagtgcaaGAACTTTCCTGACAGGGTAGAAAATGCTAAACACTTGCAATGGGAGGTGCTATCAGATTGCATCTAGCAGCTCCTGCAAGAGTAACCAAGTCAGTTTGAGCTCAAAGAATATCCTTCTCCCTCTCCTTTCTCTTGAAAATTTAGAGattgaccaaaatatttctGGGCTTCCAGTCGAAAACAAGTTGAAAGACTTGCTTCCTCATTTGACTCTAAAACATTGATTAATATCTTGAATGACAACTTATCCAGGTCACAACCTATAGATTTCATCAGGTAAAAGCACTCAACTGCAAGTCCAGTGAGGTTGAAATTTGCTAAAATCTCCAGCAATGCATTAAAACCGTTAATATCAGGCTCTAAACAAGGTTCCTTCTTCAATTTAATGAAAAGCAGTTCAACCTCTTCAAGCAATCCATTGCTTCCCAAAAGTGAGACCAATTCAGCATACAGTGATATTTGAGGCCTATACCAATACTCCTCCTGAATTTCTTCGAAAACCTAATTCAGGAAACGAAGGACACTAATAGATCAGACAATATCACTGTAGGCTAAATGTACCATTTTTCAGAAACAAAGGCACCCAATACTAGTCTAAgccccccacccccacccccacccccaaaaaaaaaaaaaccccagaATCTCACACCAAGAAAGGGGGGAAAAATTACTGGTCTTcgtaatttttcttctttgcgCAAATGAGCAAGAAGGTAAACCAGTTTTCACTCAAATTTGAGCCTCAAGTTAGGCCCCTTTTTTTCGGCTGATAAAACAGAGAGATGAGTCAGTacattctttcttcttgcttgaTCTTGTTTTGGCTGAAAAACAATATATTATGGTTGAACCAAACAAGCAGCTTAAAGAGTAATTAAAAATTGTGAAATCATATTCAATCGATGAGCCTTTTCCAAAATTGTAGGTTGCTGTTTTGCACTTGGGcagtaaaattttatattatcTCGGGCAAGCAATAATTAAGAGGTTCCATGCATAAAATGCAAGTACTTTTGGGATCTGATCCAACTCGGCTACCCAAAACTTGAGTGAATTGGAAATATAAGACAAGTTGATCCCTAAATTTTTATCTCACGCCATGGGATAAAGGATACCTCCAACCACAACATAATAAATACAGTTATTCTGGTTTCGGCCCCAGATTATGCTATCTGATCATCTGTATGGTGCATCCTCTATCAAGTATAGCCTTGTTTATCCACTTAGAAAAAAGTAGATAGGCACGTTTTAGTAAGGGGCATAAACCCCCtcctcccccctccccccctccccccccccctccaacaacaacaacaaaaaaaatccaaaacaaaataaaaaaagaagggggaaggggaaaaagggATAGGCAGTAAGAAGCAAACCTTAAGAGCCAAATAACACTGGTTCTGGCGAATGAGTTCGCGTAGAACGGCTATCATATCGAGCTTGAGCAAACGCCTAAAAGTGGTCTCAAGGGCAGGCTCCAGCGGACAACTACTAGTGGCTCTGGCCCGCTTGAGTGCCTGAACCGTTTGAATGGCTTCGATGCTGAGATTCCGGCCTTTCTGCAGCGGCTTCCTGTTATTGCTTCTGTCTCTCATGATGGTTACAAGTGCATTGTTTCTATTCTTTCTACTATTGCTATTGTTTGCTGCTTCTCCCCCTAGTCCTAGCCCTAGCCCATGCGTAATTAAATTCCCATTCCCAATCCAAGCGGAATTAAGCCTGCTGGCAGTGGGCGAGTGCGATATCTGGGTCATACCTGAATTCATTGTTGTCCCACAACGCAGCCACCAGCCGAGCCACAGCCCACAAGGAGGAGAAGGGTGG contains:
- the LOC113710264 gene encoding protein THYLAKOID ASSEMBLY 8, chloroplastic; translation: MNSGMTQISHSPTASRLNSAWIGNGNLITHGLGLGLGGEAANNSNSRKNRNNALVTIMRDRSNNRKPLQKGRNLSIEAIQTVQALKRARATSSCPLEPALETTFRRLLKLDMIAVLRELIRQNQCYLALKVFEEIQEEYWYRPQISLYAELVSLLGSNGLLEEVELLFIKLKKEPCLEPDINGFNALLEILANFNLTGLAELLDAI